One window of Trinickia caryophylli genomic DNA carries:
- a CDS encoding 2,3-butanediol dehydrogenase has protein sequence MRAAVWHGRHDIRVETVPLPPAPPEGWVQIRVHWCGICGSDLHEYLAGPVFIPVDAPHPLTGIQGQCILGHEFCGEIAAVGAGVEGFAVGQRVAADACQHCGHCYYCAHGMYNICENLAFTGLMNNGAFAERVNVPANLLYALPDNFPTEAGALIEPLAVGMHAVKKAGSLLGQNVVVVGAGTIGLCTIACARAAGAAQVIALEMSEARKARAKAVGASHVIDPSACDALAEVRRVTGGLGADVSFECIGHKDTAKLSIDTIRKAGTCVMVGIFEEPSSFNFFDLVSTEKRVIGSLAYNGEFADVIAFIADGRIDVTPFITGRIQLEDIVDKGFEQLVHHKENNVKIIVSPGEMVAA, from the coding sequence ATGCGCGCGGCCGTCTGGCACGGCCGTCACGACATTCGCGTCGAAACCGTTCCGTTGCCGCCCGCGCCGCCCGAAGGCTGGGTTCAGATCCGCGTCCATTGGTGCGGGATCTGCGGCTCCGACTTGCACGAGTATCTCGCCGGGCCGGTCTTCATCCCCGTGGATGCGCCGCATCCGCTCACCGGCATTCAGGGGCAGTGCATCCTGGGGCACGAGTTCTGTGGCGAGATCGCCGCAGTGGGTGCCGGCGTGGAGGGTTTTGCGGTCGGTCAGCGCGTGGCCGCGGACGCTTGTCAGCATTGCGGCCACTGCTACTACTGCGCCCACGGGATGTACAACATCTGCGAGAACCTGGCCTTCACGGGCTTGATGAACAACGGTGCCTTTGCGGAACGGGTCAATGTGCCGGCCAATCTGCTCTACGCGCTGCCCGACAATTTCCCCACCGAAGCCGGTGCGCTGATCGAGCCGCTGGCCGTCGGCATGCATGCGGTGAAAAAGGCCGGCAGCCTGCTGGGGCAGAACGTGGTCGTGGTGGGCGCCGGCACGATCGGCCTATGTACGATCGCTTGCGCGCGGGCCGCCGGCGCGGCGCAAGTGATCGCGCTGGAGATGTCGGAGGCGCGCAAGGCGCGGGCGAAGGCGGTTGGCGCGAGTCACGTGATCGACCCGTCGGCCTGCGACGCGCTGGCCGAAGTGCGCCGCGTGACGGGCGGGCTGGGGGCCGACGTCAGCTTCGAATGCATCGGCCACAAGGACACGGCGAAGTTGTCGATCGACACGATCCGCAAGGCCGGCACCTGCGTGATGGTCGGCATTTTCGAGGAGCCCAGCAGCTTCAACTTCTTCGATCTGGTATCCACCGAGAAGCGCGTGATCGGCTCATTGGCCTACAACGGCGAATTTGCCGATGTCATCGCCTTCATCGCCGATGGCCGTATCGACGTGACGCCGTTCATCACCGGGCGTATTCAACTCGAAGACATCGTCGATAAGGGCTTCGAACAACTGGTTCACCACAAGGAAAACAACGTCAAGATCATCGTCTCGCCTGGCGAGATGGTGGCGGCCTGA
- a CDS encoding acetoin dehydrogenase dihydrolipoyllysine-residue acetyltransferase subunit: MAEIIPIVMPKWGLEMREGIVQDWLVREGERIEVGQALVDVETDKISNAVEAPDAGLLRRIVARSGETLPVKALLAVLAEPDVSDAQIDAYVAAFEVPSIDSDDEDAGPAFDFAEVDGIRVRYARRGPASGTPVLFIHGFGGDLNNWLFNLDAVAEKHPVIALDLPAHGQSQARLPGASIAALAAFVLKFLDTAGVSEPVHVVGHSMGGAIAMQMTEHAPAHVASLALISPAGFDVAINTDYTDGFVNAQSRRELRPVLEQLFADPELVSRQMIDDMLKFKRMDGIEERLAELGAALFKDGRQSAVLAGELQRLGKPVLVFWGKEDRVIPVEQASRAPSDAQVILFDATGHMAMLERASEVNAALQRHLSAA, from the coding sequence ATGGCCGAGATCATTCCGATCGTGATGCCCAAGTGGGGCCTGGAGATGCGCGAGGGCATCGTGCAGGACTGGCTGGTGCGCGAGGGGGAGCGGATCGAAGTCGGGCAGGCGCTCGTCGACGTGGAGACGGACAAGATCTCCAACGCCGTGGAGGCGCCCGACGCCGGACTGCTGCGCCGCATCGTCGCGCGAAGCGGCGAGACGCTGCCCGTGAAAGCGCTGCTCGCCGTGTTGGCGGAGCCGGACGTGAGCGATGCGCAGATCGACGCCTACGTAGCCGCCTTCGAGGTGCCGTCGATCGACAGCGATGACGAAGACGCCGGCCCGGCATTCGACTTCGCCGAAGTGGACGGTATCCGCGTGCGCTATGCGCGGCGCGGGCCCGCATCCGGCACACCGGTGCTCTTCATCCACGGTTTCGGCGGCGACCTCAACAACTGGTTGTTCAATCTCGATGCGGTGGCGGAGAAACATCCGGTGATCGCACTGGATCTGCCGGCGCACGGCCAGAGTCAGGCCCGCTTGCCGGGCGCGTCCATAGCGGCACTGGCGGCCTTCGTTCTGAAGTTCCTCGATACCGCTGGCGTGAGCGAGCCGGTACACGTCGTTGGCCACTCGATGGGCGGTGCTATCGCGATGCAGATGACTGAGCACGCGCCGGCGCATGTGGCCAGCCTGGCGCTGATCAGCCCGGCCGGTTTCGATGTCGCGATCAATACCGACTATACGGACGGTTTTGTCAACGCGCAGTCGCGGCGCGAGTTGCGGCCCGTGCTCGAGCAGTTGTTTGCCGACCCGGAACTGGTCAGCCGGCAGATGATCGACGACATGCTCAAATTCAAGCGCATGGACGGCATCGAGGAACGGCTCGCGGAACTGGGGGCGGCGCTCTTCAAGGACGGCAGGCAATCGGCCGTGCTGGCGGGCGAGTTGCAACGGTTGGGCAAGCCCGTGCTCGTGTTCTGGGGCAAAGAGGACCGCGTGATTCCGGTGGAACAGGCGTCCCGGGCGCCGTCGGACGCGCAGGTGATTCTGTTCGATGCCACCGGCCATATGGCCATGCTCGAAAGAGCCAGCGAGGTCAACGCCGCGCTGCAGCGACACTTGTCCGCCGCTTGA
- a CDS encoding alpha-ketoacid dehydrogenase subunit beta has translation MARKLTMKMAINEAIDQEMTRDPSVIMLGEDIVGGAGANGEKDAWGGVLGVTKGLYAKHGDRLLDTPLSESAYVGAAIGAAACGMRPIAELMFIDFMGVCFDQIYNQAAKFRYMFGGKAETPVVIRAMVGAGFRAAAQHSQMLTPLFTHIPGLKVVCPSTPYDTKGLLIQAIRDNDPVIFCEHKNLYGLEGDVPESSYAIPFGEANIVRDGKHVTIVAYGLVVHRALEAAATLAKEGIEAEVIDLRTLSPLDIDTVLESVENTGRLVVVDEASPRCNIATDISAQVAQHAFGALQAGIEMVCPPHTPVPFSPTLEDLYIPSGAQIAEAVRRTMKGGRH, from the coding sequence ATGGCCCGAAAACTGACCATGAAGATGGCGATCAATGAAGCGATCGATCAGGAAATGACGCGCGACCCAAGCGTCATCATGCTGGGCGAGGATATCGTCGGCGGTGCCGGCGCGAACGGCGAAAAGGACGCCTGGGGCGGCGTGCTCGGCGTGACGAAGGGCTTGTACGCGAAGCACGGCGACCGCCTGCTCGACACGCCGCTGTCCGAGTCCGCCTACGTGGGCGCGGCCATCGGCGCGGCGGCGTGCGGCATGCGGCCGATTGCCGAACTGATGTTCATCGATTTCATGGGCGTGTGCTTCGACCAGATCTACAACCAGGCGGCAAAGTTCCGCTACATGTTCGGCGGGAAGGCCGAGACGCCTGTCGTGATCCGCGCGATGGTCGGCGCCGGCTTTCGTGCGGCCGCGCAGCACAGCCAGATGTTGACGCCGCTCTTCACGCATATCCCCGGCCTCAAGGTGGTCTGTCCGTCCACGCCATACGACACCAAGGGGCTGCTGATCCAGGCCATTCGCGACAACGATCCGGTGATCTTCTGCGAACACAAGAACCTTTACGGCCTCGAAGGCGACGTGCCGGAAAGTTCGTATGCGATCCCGTTCGGCGAGGCTAACATCGTGCGTGACGGCAAGCATGTGACGATCGTCGCGTACGGCCTGGTGGTGCATCGCGCGCTCGAAGCCGCGGCGACGCTTGCGAAGGAGGGCATCGAGGCCGAGGTGATCGACCTGCGCACGTTGTCGCCGCTCGATATCGACACCGTGCTCGAATCGGTCGAGAACACGGGCCGTCTCGTGGTGGTGGACGAAGCCAGCCCGCGTTGCAACATCGCAACCGATATTTCGGCACAGGTCGCGCAGCACGCGTTCGGCGCGCTTCAGGCCGGCATCGAGATGGTTTGTCCGCCGCATACGCCGGTGCCGTTTTCGCCCACGCTGGAAGATCTGTATATCCCCAGCGGTGCGCAGATCGCCGAGGCCGTGCGCCGCACGATGAAGGGAGGACGGCACTGA
- a CDS encoding thiamine pyrophosphate-dependent dehydrogenase E1 component subunit alpha produces MATDIAAEQRVLPLDKETLLTVYRKMRTIREFEERLHVDFGRGDIPGFVHLYAGEEAAAVGILHHLGDGDRIASTHRGHGHCIAKGVDPIAMMKEIYGRTGGSCNGKGGSMHIADLSKGMMGANGILGAGAPLICGAALAAKFRGKGEVGITFCGDGASNQGTFLESLNLAAVWNLPVIFVIENNGYAESTAREYATAVDSYVDRAAGFGIPGVTVDGTDFFAVHEAAGEVIRRAREGGGPSLLECKMVRFYGHFEGDAQTYRAPGELDDIRSNRDCLKKFAQIVMQADLVSRGALDTIDHEVAALIERAVQEAKAAPLPGPGDLLTDVYSSY; encoded by the coding sequence ATGGCTACAGACATCGCAGCCGAGCAGCGCGTATTGCCGCTCGACAAGGAAACGCTGCTCACCGTCTATCGCAAGATGCGCACGATTCGCGAGTTCGAGGAGCGCCTGCACGTCGATTTCGGCCGTGGCGATATTCCCGGCTTCGTTCACCTGTATGCCGGCGAGGAAGCAGCGGCGGTCGGCATTCTGCACCACCTGGGTGACGGCGACCGCATCGCGAGCACGCACCGCGGGCACGGCCACTGCATCGCCAAGGGCGTCGACCCGATCGCAATGATGAAGGAGATCTACGGGCGCACGGGCGGCTCGTGTAACGGCAAGGGCGGCTCGATGCATATCGCCGATCTGTCCAAGGGAATGATGGGCGCCAATGGCATTCTCGGTGCCGGCGCGCCGCTGATCTGCGGCGCGGCGCTTGCCGCGAAGTTTCGCGGTAAGGGCGAAGTCGGCATCACGTTTTGCGGCGACGGCGCATCGAACCAGGGCACGTTTCTCGAAAGCCTGAATCTGGCGGCGGTCTGGAATCTGCCGGTGATCTTCGTCATCGAAAACAACGGTTACGCGGAATCGACCGCGCGCGAATATGCCACGGCGGTCGACAGCTATGTCGACCGCGCAGCCGGGTTCGGGATTCCGGGCGTGACGGTGGACGGCACCGATTTCTTCGCCGTGCACGAAGCAGCGGGCGAAGTGATCCGGCGCGCGCGCGAAGGCGGCGGACCGTCGCTGCTCGAATGCAAGATGGTGCGCTTTTACGGCCACTTCGAAGGCGATGCGCAGACCTATCGCGCACCGGGCGAACTCGACGACATCCGCTCGAACAGGGATTGCCTGAAAAAATTCGCGCAGATCGTGATGCAGGCGGATCTCGTATCGCGCGGTGCGCTCGACACCATCGATCACGAAGTCGCGGCGCTGATCGAGCGTGCGGTTCAGGAGGCGAAGGCGGCGCCGCTACCGGGCCCCGGCGATCTGCTCACCGACGTCTACTCCAGCTATTGA
- a CDS encoding NAD(+)/NADH kinase has translation MREPAQVRPPLVGIIANPISARDIRRVIANANSLQLADRVNIVLRLLAALAACGVDRALMMPDREGLRVMLTRHLASRQGPDAALAAVDYLDLPVTGSVNDTLRAAHAMHAAGVAAIVVLGGDGTHRAVVRECNGVPIAGISTGTNNAFPDMREPTITGLAVGLFAGGRIPAASALSANKYLEVTIRRADGTATHDIALVDAVISREQYIGARAVWKADTLAAVYVAYADPQAIGLSAIAGLLEPVGRREPGGVAVELGTPGACEFELTVPIAPGLLRPVPIVDWRRIEHGVPQRMRQRAGIVALDGERELAFGPHDEVSVTLCENAFHSIDVAACMRHAALARLMRNGASVPARRHAIASDT, from the coding sequence ATGCGGGAACCTGCGCAGGTTCGGCCCCCGCTGGTCGGCATCATCGCCAATCCCATTTCGGCGCGCGACATCCGCCGCGTGATCGCCAACGCGAACAGTCTGCAATTGGCCGACCGCGTCAATATCGTGCTGCGGCTGCTGGCTGCGCTGGCGGCATGCGGGGTTGACCGTGCGCTGATGATGCCGGACCGGGAAGGCCTCCGGGTCATGCTGACGCGGCATCTGGCGAGCAGGCAGGGACCGGACGCCGCGCTGGCGGCGGTCGATTACCTCGATCTGCCGGTCACCGGCAGCGTGAACGATACGCTGCGTGCGGCACACGCGATGCACGCAGCCGGCGTCGCGGCCATCGTCGTGCTCGGCGGTGACGGCACGCATCGCGCGGTCGTGCGCGAGTGCAACGGCGTACCGATCGCCGGGATCTCCACCGGTACCAACAATGCCTTTCCCGACATGCGCGAGCCCACCATCACCGGGCTCGCAGTGGGCCTGTTCGCGGGTGGACGCATTCCGGCCGCATCGGCACTGAGCGCGAACAAATACCTGGAAGTGACGATCCGCAGGGCCGACGGAACGGCGACGCACGATATCGCGCTGGTGGACGCGGTGATTTCGCGCGAGCAATACATCGGCGCGCGCGCGGTTTGGAAAGCCGACACGCTGGCTGCCGTCTACGTTGCCTATGCCGACCCGCAAGCGATCGGCTTGTCCGCGATCGCGGGTCTGCTCGAGCCGGTCGGCCGCCGCGAGCCCGGCGGCGTGGCCGTCGAACTCGGCACGCCCGGCGCCTGCGAATTCGAGCTGACCGTGCCGATTGCGCCCGGCCTGCTGCGCCCCGTGCCGATCGTCGACTGGCGGCGCATCGAGCACGGCGTGCCGCAGCGCATGCGGCAGCGTGCCGGCATCGTCGCGCTCGACGGGGAGCGCGAGTTGGCGTTCGGTCCGCACGACGAGGTCTCGGTGACCTTGTGCGAGAACGCGTTTCACAGCATCGACGTGGCCGCCTGCATGCGTCATGCGGCGCTCGCTCGGCTGATGCGCAACGGGGCGAGCGTGCCTGCTCGTCGCCACGCAATTGCATCCGATACGTAA
- a CDS encoding sigma-54-dependent Fis family transcriptional regulator has product MDVRQREHIETVVLTTSGRLPATAGMHDAIIRSSWRRCVDQYGLDPARMQEARILPRTRLREHQQRIDDFARIARHGLETLYGQVAGLGYVVLLTDADGVTVDYLGDAGADAALRRAGLYLGAEWSENGAGTCAVGTSLATGQALTVHQADHFDATHIPLTCTAAPLFDPRGELNAILDISALSSPRAKESQMLALQLVRMYASRIEDAYFLRRHRQDWILKLSPAPEFLDVNPEYLIALDAQGRIAGHNRRAQQLLIAEAGAGSTRTSVLGARFDSLFDARAEELGRFVYSRPSEQRVVRLNCSGTLLYLSVMPPVLRLPAGMQDSAQTPLPAELAALSGGDAALQQQLQRASRLIDAPINLLVNGETGSGKEYFARAMHRAGTRRDGPFIAVNCAAIPETLIESELFGHLPNSFSGAGSKPKRGLIQEADRGTLFLDEIGDMPRELQSRLLRVLAEGEVLPIGASRPVPVDVRVISATHQPLEQLIATGRFREDLYYRLNGARFMLPPLRERTDFDWLLHKLLAVPAGEPAFTIADEARERLRSYRWPGNLRELRNALEYARAVCRDRHIEADDLPEGIGAAVAATLEAHPAVAPEPHALPPEGRVLVQHLRASGWNLSAVARGLGISRMTLYRRMARYGIQSPNRWDSRTGGIDDPSH; this is encoded by the coding sequence ATGGATGTGCGGCAACGCGAACACATCGAAACCGTAGTCCTGACGACCAGCGGCCGGCTGCCGGCAACCGCAGGGATGCACGATGCGATCATCCGGAGCTCCTGGCGGCGCTGCGTGGACCAATACGGCCTCGATCCGGCCCGCATGCAGGAGGCGCGGATCCTCCCGCGCACGCGGCTGCGGGAGCACCAGCAACGCATCGACGATTTCGCGCGGATTGCGCGCCACGGCCTGGAAACGCTGTATGGCCAGGTGGCGGGGCTCGGCTATGTGGTGCTGCTGACGGACGCTGACGGCGTGACCGTCGACTACCTCGGCGATGCCGGCGCGGATGCCGCGTTGCGCCGGGCTGGCCTCTACCTGGGCGCGGAATGGAGCGAGAACGGCGCCGGCACCTGCGCTGTCGGCACCTCGCTTGCGACCGGGCAGGCGTTGACGGTCCATCAGGCCGATCATTTCGATGCCACCCATATCCCGCTGACTTGCACCGCGGCGCCGCTGTTCGATCCACGCGGCGAGCTCAACGCGATTCTCGACATCTCGGCATTGAGTTCGCCGCGGGCCAAAGAGAGCCAGATGCTGGCGCTGCAACTGGTGCGCATGTATGCAAGCCGGATCGAAGATGCGTATTTTCTGCGCCGGCACCGGCAGGACTGGATCCTGAAGCTGAGCCCGGCGCCCGAGTTTCTCGACGTCAATCCCGAGTATCTGATCGCACTTGACGCGCAGGGCCGCATCGCTGGGCATAATCGCCGCGCGCAGCAACTGCTGATAGCCGAGGCGGGCGCCGGCTCGACCCGAACGTCCGTGCTTGGGGCGCGCTTCGACTCGCTGTTCGACGCGCGTGCCGAGGAACTGGGCCGCTTCGTCTATTCGCGGCCCAGCGAGCAGCGTGTCGTGCGGCTCAACTGCAGCGGAACCTTGCTCTATCTCAGCGTCATGCCGCCGGTGCTGCGTTTGCCCGCCGGGATGCAGGATAGCGCGCAGACGCCGCTGCCGGCCGAGCTGGCGGCGCTATCCGGCGGGGATGCGGCGCTGCAGCAGCAATTGCAGCGTGCGTCCAGACTGATAGACGCGCCGATCAACCTGCTTGTCAACGGCGAAACCGGCAGCGGCAAGGAATATTTCGCGAGGGCAATGCATCGGGCCGGCACGCGCCGGGACGGCCCGTTCATAGCGGTCAACTGTGCGGCGATTCCCGAAACGCTGATCGAGAGCGAACTGTTCGGGCATTTGCCCAACAGTTTCTCGGGCGCCGGTTCGAAGCCGAAACGCGGGCTGATCCAGGAAGCCGATCGCGGCACGCTGTTCCTGGACGAAATCGGCGACATGCCGCGCGAGCTGCAGTCGCGACTGCTTCGGGTGTTGGCCGAAGGCGAAGTGCTGCCGATCGGCGCTTCGCGTCCGGTACCGGTCGATGTCCGCGTGATCTCGGCTACGCATCAGCCGCTGGAGCAGTTGATCGCAACGGGGCGGTTTCGGGAGGATCTGTATTACCGCCTCAACGGCGCGCGGTTCATGCTGCCGCCGCTGCGCGAGCGCACCGATTTCGACTGGCTGCTGCACAAGCTCTTGGCCGTACCGGCGGGCGAGCCGGCTTTCACGATTGCCGACGAGGCGCGAGAGCGGCTGCGTAGTTACCGCTGGCCAGGCAATCTGCGGGAACTGCGCAATGCGCTCGAATATGCCCGCGCGGTTTGCCGCGATCGCCATATCGAAGCGGACGATCTGCCCGAAGGCATTGGAGCAGCCGTGGCGGCGACCCTGGAAGCACATCCTGCCGTTGCGCCGGAGCCGCATGCGTTGCCCCCCGAAGGCCGGGTGCTCGTACAGCACCTTCGCGCATCGGGCTGGAATCTGAGCGCGGTCGCGCGCGGGCTCGGCATCAGTCGAATGACGCTGTACCGCCGCATGGCGCGCTACGGCATCCAATCGCCTAATCGTTGGGATTCCCGTACCGGCGGCATCGACGATCCGTCGCATTGA
- a CDS encoding NADH-quinone oxidoreductase subunit B family protein, with amino-acid sequence MWQLLKQIARTDTPAGSVPETNDAWSTARQQEIQREILDVVGRALCIRQIDAGSCNGCELEIHALTNPYYNIEGLGIKFVASPRHADMLLVTGPLALNMREAVRRAWDATPHPKLVVAAGDCACTGGIFSDSYAVCGPLSGLLPVDVAIPGCPPPPIDLLSGILTALRSRRGAHAQRTR; translated from the coding sequence ATGTGGCAACTTCTCAAACAGATCGCACGGACGGACACGCCGGCCGGCTCCGTTCCGGAAACGAACGATGCGTGGAGCACGGCGCGACAGCAGGAGATCCAGCGCGAGATTCTCGACGTGGTCGGCCGCGCGCTGTGCATTCGCCAGATCGATGCGGGCTCGTGCAACGGGTGCGAACTCGAGATTCACGCGCTGACCAACCCGTACTACAACATCGAGGGTCTCGGCATCAAATTCGTTGCGAGTCCGCGCCATGCGGACATGCTGCTCGTCACCGGTCCGCTCGCGCTGAACATGAGGGAAGCGGTTCGGCGCGCCTGGGACGCGACACCCCACCCGAAGCTGGTGGTCGCAGCAGGCGATTGCGCATGTACGGGCGGCATCTTCAGCGACAGCTATGCAGTGTGCGGGCCGCTGTCAGGCCTGCTTCCGGTCGACGTCGCCATCCCGGGCTGCCCGCCACCGCCGATCGATCTCTTGAGCGGCATTCTCACGGCGCTGCGTTCACGGCGAGGGGCGCACGCGCAGCGGACGCGCTGA
- a CDS encoding hydrogenase large subunit, whose product MRIDALGLSGLVPLSAPAGRASVFLADTDAATWVRVASAAFEHGNRLISLWGTETASGTFVMSAAYAMEDGLLWVRIPAATGDDGAAGYPDLSRIFACASRMQRAVYDLLGLRATGAADTRPWLNHGNWPADYFPLRSQSSGNERFECEEADYPFVQVAGDGVHEIAVGPIHAGIIEPGHFRFSVVGEKILRLEERLGYAHRGIERLFVHTPLLLGHRVAGRIAGDTTVAFSWAYCMAVERALKVLVPPRAQWLRALMLERERVANHLGDLGALGNDAGFAFGLAQFSRMKEDWLRLNDRMFGHRYLMDQIVPGGVRRDIAADVIESVARQCERTEEAVRTMQRIFEEQSGLQDRFTGAGKLSALVARHFSVCGLAARASGLGIDVRVDHPYAPYLEVQPRIACDNRGDVAARVAVRFNEVYESLRLIRAFLDGLPDGDVVEPVESMEAGQPPSYGVGWIEGWRGDVLVAIETGENGTIARCHCHDPSWHNWPALEHAIIGNIVPDFPLINKSFNLNYAGHDL is encoded by the coding sequence ATGCGGATCGACGCGCTTGGACTTTCCGGCCTCGTTCCGCTATCGGCGCCTGCGGGCAGGGCGTCGGTTTTTCTGGCGGATACCGATGCCGCGACATGGGTCCGAGTTGCCAGCGCGGCATTCGAGCACGGTAACCGGCTGATATCGCTGTGGGGCACGGAAACGGCCAGCGGCACCTTCGTCATGTCCGCCGCCTATGCGATGGAAGACGGCCTGTTGTGGGTGCGAATACCTGCCGCGACGGGCGATGACGGCGCGGCAGGCTATCCGGATCTGTCCCGCATCTTTGCGTGCGCGTCGCGCATGCAGCGAGCCGTCTACGATCTGCTCGGGCTGCGCGCGACCGGGGCGGCGGATACGCGGCCGTGGCTGAATCACGGCAACTGGCCGGCCGACTATTTTCCGCTTCGCAGCCAGTCCTCGGGAAACGAGCGCTTCGAATGCGAGGAAGCGGATTATCCGTTCGTGCAGGTGGCGGGCGACGGCGTTCATGAGATCGCGGTGGGACCGATTCACGCGGGCATTATCGAGCCGGGGCACTTTCGCTTCTCGGTCGTCGGTGAAAAGATATTGCGATTGGAAGAGCGGCTCGGTTATGCGCATCGCGGCATCGAGCGACTGTTCGTGCACACACCCTTGCTGCTCGGCCATCGTGTGGCGGGAAGAATTGCGGGCGATACGACGGTCGCCTTTTCGTGGGCCTATTGCATGGCGGTCGAACGCGCGCTGAAAGTCCTGGTGCCGCCGCGCGCGCAGTGGCTGCGCGCCTTGATGCTCGAGCGCGAGCGTGTCGCCAATCATCTGGGCGATCTCGGTGCGCTCGGCAACGACGCCGGCTTTGCCTTCGGGCTCGCGCAGTTCTCGCGGATGAAGGAGGACTGGCTGCGTTTGAACGACCGCATGTTCGGGCACCGCTATCTGATGGACCAGATCGTGCCCGGCGGTGTCAGGCGCGACATTGCCGCGGATGTCATCGAGTCTGTCGCTCGCCAATGCGAACGGACCGAAGAAGCGGTCCGCACGATGCAACGCATTTTCGAAGAGCAGTCGGGCCTGCAGGACCGCTTTACGGGGGCGGGCAAGCTTTCGGCATTGGTGGCCCGGCATTTCAGTGTGTGCGGCCTGGCAGCGCGAGCGAGCGGGCTGGGCATCGATGTGCGCGTCGATCATCCCTATGCGCCGTATCTCGAGGTGCAACCCCGGATCGCGTGCGACAACAGGGGCGACGTGGCCGCCCGCGTGGCTGTGCGGTTCAACGAGGTCTACGAGTCACTGCGGCTGATTCGCGCGTTTCTCGACGGTTTGCCCGATGGCGACGTCGTCGAACCGGTCGAGTCGATGGAAGCGGGCCAGCCGCCATCGTACGGCGTCGGCTGGATCGAAGGCTGGCGTGGGGATGTGCTGGTGGCAATCGAGACCGGCGAAAACGGGACCATTGCGCGGTGCCACTGCCACGATCCGTCGTGGCACAACTGGCCTGCGCTCGAGCACGCGATCATCGGCAATATCGTTCCCGATTTTCCGCTGATCAACAAATCGTTCAACCTGAACTACGCGGGACACGACCTGTAA